The following coding sequences lie in one Sphingobium sp. KCTC 72723 genomic window:
- a CDS encoding ArsR/SmtB family transcription factor, with protein sequence MDTDSAITALAALAQGTRLDAFRLLVRHEPEGLPAGEIAKALDVPQNTMSAHLAALTRAGLLKSERQSRSIIYCADLDALRALTLFLVKDCCAGKPELCAPLVAELVPCC encoded by the coding sequence ATGGATACTGATTCGGCTATCACGGCCCTGGCCGCTCTCGCGCAGGGCACACGCCTTGACGCATTTCGGTTGCTGGTGCGCCACGAGCCCGAAGGATTGCCCGCCGGCGAGATCGCAAAAGCGCTCGACGTTCCTCAGAACACGATGTCCGCGCACCTCGCCGCGTTGACGCGCGCGGGCCTGCTGAAGTCCGAGCGGCAAAGCCGGTCGATCATCTACTGCGCCGACCTCGATGCGCTGCGCGCGCTGACCCTCTTTCTGGTGAAGGACTGCTGCGCCGGAAAACCGGAACTGTGTGCACCGCTCGTCGCCGAACTCGTCCCCTGCTGCTGA
- a CDS encoding site-specific integrase has product MLAEGRIDRRIAIDRASTAQAPDDRRFSFRDEWGQVVQTFDPVALDMPHDLTCAFVEAFRVHDAGSSISTRRGRWRVIRRFGRFLRTEGVSCAADVNAGTIRRYIDALAPSIEGRQLSRATMAQRFASLKPLLERIEQTDPDLFGSALAIPYSPFPSTGWAPEPKARLTAAEMKTILAAAYEEIDIAWARFQRGQKIIASPQPPEGTGPREALARWVWKLHRIGGGIAPSGEAIRAAGINPNSLEHHGRQEAIAQHYHLTSHTMGPFFVALAIQLAANPQPLRAIRRDCLVPHPLDDHRVMVEWLKQRGGRTPKMQRRSFDRRKMRSAPRLIEMLLAMTEPLIEHAPPEERECLFLIRYLSRAYYRRHDYPAGLIAPDSIPGFINRFIGRTNRRIERWNTAHPEQPKPLVPKFTASQLRGSVATEHYLASGGDLRAAGTVLNHASLVTTDRYVEGPAARKLEQETIARLQKLMVAWVCGPDRKEPARHGPVTALFGHRCLAPVEQGADGNPHLCPRLRGCLACPGLIVPLDVERFARVLQARRHLLDARDQIDPARWALFYAPSLQVLEHDLLPAFPPDLREEAEQRAAMLPDLPELE; this is encoded by the coding sequence ATGCTGGCTGAGGGACGGATCGACCGCCGTATCGCGATCGATCGAGCATCGACCGCGCAAGCGCCAGATGATCGACGCTTCTCCTTTCGTGATGAATGGGGACAGGTCGTGCAGACGTTCGATCCGGTCGCCCTCGACATGCCACATGACCTCACCTGCGCCTTTGTCGAGGCGTTCAGGGTTCATGATGCCGGATCTTCGATCTCCACACGACGCGGACGCTGGAGAGTGATCCGGCGCTTCGGTCGCTTCCTACGCACAGAAGGCGTAAGCTGTGCTGCTGATGTGAACGCCGGCACGATCCGGCGCTACATTGATGCGCTGGCACCCTCGATAGAAGGCCGCCAGCTCAGCCGAGCCACGATGGCTCAACGCTTCGCCAGCCTGAAACCATTGCTCGAGCGCATCGAGCAGACCGATCCGGATCTGTTCGGGAGCGCGCTCGCCATCCCCTACAGCCCGTTCCCCAGCACGGGGTGGGCGCCAGAACCCAAAGCCCGGCTCACGGCAGCGGAAATGAAAACGATCCTCGCGGCCGCCTATGAAGAGATCGACATCGCATGGGCGCGGTTCCAGCGCGGCCAGAAGATCATCGCCTCTCCCCAACCCCCGGAGGGAACTGGTCCGAGAGAGGCGCTCGCGCGCTGGGTGTGGAAACTCCACCGGATCGGCGGCGGCATCGCTCCGAGCGGCGAGGCAATCCGCGCTGCCGGGATCAACCCGAACTCGCTCGAGCATCATGGACGTCAGGAGGCGATCGCTCAGCATTATCACCTGACCTCGCACACGATGGGGCCGTTCTTTGTCGCGCTGGCGATCCAGCTTGCCGCCAATCCCCAGCCTCTTCGGGCGATCCGCCGCGACTGCCTCGTGCCCCATCCACTCGATGATCATCGGGTCATGGTGGAATGGCTCAAGCAGCGGGGCGGTCGAACTCCGAAAATGCAGCGTCGGTCCTTCGACCGCCGTAAAATGCGATCCGCACCGCGTCTGATCGAAATGCTGCTGGCGATGACCGAGCCGCTGATCGAGCATGCTCCGCCTGAAGAACGGGAATGTCTGTTCCTGATCCGCTATCTGTCGCGGGCCTATTATCGCAGGCACGACTATCCTGCCGGCCTGATCGCGCCCGACAGCATCCCCGGGTTCATCAATCGCTTCATCGGCCGCACCAACAGGCGGATCGAACGCTGGAACACCGCACATCCGGAGCAACCGAAACCACTGGTGCCCAAGTTCACGGCCTCGCAACTACGCGGCAGCGTCGCCACGGAGCATTATCTGGCTTCTGGCGGCGACCTGCGCGCGGCAGGGACGGTTCTCAATCACGCCAGCCTCGTCACGACCGATCGCTACGTCGAGGGACCGGCCGCACGGAAGCTCGAGCAGGAGACGATCGCGCGCCTTCAGAAGCTCATGGTAGCCTGGGTCTGCGGACCCGACCGGAAGGAGCCCGCCCGCCACGGCCCGGTAACGGCATTGTTCGGGCATCGTTGTCTGGCGCCTGTCGAACAGGGCGCTGACGGAAATCCGCATCTCTGTCCGAGACTGCGAGGTTGCCTTGCCTGTCCGGGGCTGATCGTTCCGCTTGATGTCGAGCGGTTCGCGCGCGTGCTGCAAGCTCGCCGGCATCTTCTCGACGCCCGCGATCAGATCGATCCGGCTCGCTGGGCGTTGTTCTATGCGCCCAGCTTGCAGGTGCTCGAACATGATCTTCTTCCGGCGTTCCCGCCCGACTTGAGGGAGGAGGCAGAACAACGGGCCGCGATGCTCCCCGATCTCCCGGAACTGGAATGA
- a CDS encoding tyrosine-type recombinase/integrase, translating into MVTIIRAVPGEPGIPAGFPILFDANMAIIEPAFAYLLEHAEVHGHSQASETVRTYGEHLYEWFDALEQSNIKWDVADEHILAAYRSRMLEGPSQHTGRPFARSTINARVATVYRFYSWALDHDFIRHRAFPRPLQTRQGRGPRVGPQIRRRSTGSLTVSVPEQLPRPMRPDELARLFAQLAPTARLAGEWALCAGLRRKELCALAVDQIPDSWSLHPEETPLVGVPLSITKGDRPRTVYPPVRLLDRTHWYIGEDRARIVRRARNADPRYRAPPNLLLNEHGRAMTRKRLTALLSEAFAAAGLPGTLHWLRHTFAMVMLTRLQIQARANPALNPLKIVQVLLGHASIATTAIYLRCVELYEPDINESLAWLYGEAINDAG; encoded by the coding sequence ATGGTGACGATCATCCGTGCCGTTCCAGGTGAGCCCGGCATTCCCGCCGGGTTCCCCATCCTGTTCGACGCGAACATGGCCATCATCGAGCCGGCCTTTGCCTATCTGCTCGAACATGCCGAGGTTCATGGCCACTCCCAGGCCTCGGAGACGGTACGGACCTATGGCGAGCACCTGTATGAGTGGTTCGATGCGCTCGAGCAGTCCAACATCAAATGGGATGTCGCTGACGAGCATATACTCGCAGCTTATCGATCCCGAATGCTCGAAGGGCCGAGCCAGCATACCGGGCGGCCGTTTGCCCGCTCCACCATCAATGCCCGGGTTGCCACCGTCTATCGCTTCTATTCCTGGGCCCTCGATCACGACTTCATCCGGCATCGTGCGTTCCCGCGACCGTTGCAGACACGGCAGGGCAGGGGACCGCGTGTTGGGCCACAGATCAGACGCCGTTCGACCGGGAGCCTCACGGTCTCGGTCCCGGAGCAACTGCCACGACCAATGCGCCCCGATGAGCTGGCAAGGCTGTTCGCGCAGCTTGCGCCGACCGCGCGCCTTGCAGGGGAGTGGGCGCTGTGCGCAGGCCTTCGACGCAAGGAACTATGTGCTCTGGCGGTCGATCAGATACCGGATAGCTGGTCGCTTCACCCGGAAGAGACGCCGCTTGTAGGCGTGCCGCTCAGCATCACCAAGGGCGACCGGCCGCGAACGGTCTATCCGCCGGTTCGCCTGCTTGATCGCACGCACTGGTATATCGGAGAGGACCGGGCCCGGATCGTGCGGCGCGCGCGCAATGCCGATCCCCGCTACAGGGCGCCGCCCAATCTTCTCCTGAATGAACATGGCCGTGCGATGACGCGCAAACGCCTGACGGCGCTTCTGTCCGAGGCGTTCGCGGCCGCTGGGTTGCCCGGCACGCTGCATTGGCTCCGTCACACCTTCGCGATGGTGATGCTCACGCGGCTTCAGATCCAGGCTCGTGCCAATCCGGCGCTGAATCCGCTGAAGATCGTCCAGGTTCTGTTGGGCCATGCCTCGATCGCGACGACCGCCATCTACCTGCGCTGCGTCGAGCTGTACGAACCCGATATCAACGAGAGCCTTGCCTGGCTCTACGGCGAAGCGATCAACGATGCTGGCTGA
- a CDS encoding integrase: protein MSVPLLALPQASLRVSPHSMFGDDHWQMATGVVGQRDTTFRVDWGFTLPDGSRFNEPHWRTLREASKHLLWSLHSDPPPGRSALSLRSLGTQGTLQRVVLEWMAGRGLARWSELDDEAIRHLFDDLAQRPRDNGTMALSTASNYRTLLRAFYQQREKLPDTPKSAPPALNELGRWRPVERWPYTPDEIAMPLVAGALHLIGEPADTILHMRDDIQALHDAASAKGHAKPGRSRRIRRYLHAAPPIEFVPGQAQPLTVQPMLTFNGMVARLYEACFIVLAYLVGPRASEILSLEAGCIERVQGEQQKMFAYLTGTIRKDAPGDGVPHRWIAPEPAVRAIEVLERLSAPWRAIDGRQYLWLLQVRPGSAIRTSALPIEPLTSSAMNIRLNDGIGAALRLPEINGESWRLATHQGRKTFARFVGRRDRTGLAALAKHLGHVTRAMTDRAYVGTDFELVELVDAQAARETRAALEELLVAPRLGGKAGRDLAARSPFRGRTHDGDLDAYITRLLADTDIRLGVCDWGYCLYRRETSACLGSDKEPNPVLRTQGTCVTCANFAVSERHKPVWEARLKRNLALLERTDLDPESRNLAITRVEESRRVIDDLDLQPADGNLG from the coding sequence ATGAGCGTTCCGCTCCTCGCCTTGCCGCAGGCCTCGCTGCGCGTCTCTCCGCACTCGATGTTCGGCGACGACCATTGGCAGATGGCGACAGGCGTCGTGGGTCAGCGGGACACCACCTTCCGCGTCGACTGGGGGTTCACACTGCCCGACGGAAGCCGGTTCAACGAGCCGCATTGGCGGACGCTGCGCGAGGCGAGCAAGCATCTGCTCTGGTCGTTGCACAGCGATCCACCTCCCGGTCGATCCGCGCTCTCGTTACGTTCGCTTGGAACGCAGGGAACGCTCCAGCGGGTCGTGCTGGAATGGATGGCGGGCCGCGGCCTGGCTCGATGGTCGGAACTGGATGACGAGGCCATCCGGCATCTATTCGATGATCTCGCCCAGCGCCCGAGAGACAATGGCACGATGGCGCTATCGACCGCGAGCAACTACCGCACGCTGCTGCGGGCGTTTTACCAACAGCGTGAGAAGCTTCCCGACACCCCGAAATCCGCGCCGCCTGCGCTCAATGAGCTGGGCCGTTGGCGCCCGGTCGAGCGGTGGCCCTATACGCCTGATGAAATCGCAATGCCGCTCGTTGCGGGAGCGCTCCATCTCATCGGCGAGCCAGCCGATACCATCCTTCATATGCGTGACGACATACAGGCGCTGCACGATGCGGCTTCCGCAAAAGGGCATGCAAAACCGGGGCGTTCCAGGCGCATACGCCGATACCTGCACGCTGCTCCACCGATCGAGTTTGTTCCTGGGCAGGCTCAGCCGCTGACGGTCCAGCCGATGCTCACCTTCAATGGCATGGTGGCCCGTCTCTACGAGGCTTGCTTCATTGTCCTCGCCTATCTCGTTGGGCCGCGCGCTTCGGAAATCCTATCGCTGGAAGCCGGTTGCATCGAGCGGGTGCAGGGCGAGCAGCAGAAGATGTTCGCCTATCTGACCGGCACGATCCGAAAGGACGCTCCAGGAGACGGAGTGCCGCATCGCTGGATCGCCCCCGAACCCGCCGTTCGCGCCATCGAAGTTCTTGAGCGCCTATCGGCACCATGGCGAGCGATCGACGGCCGACAATATCTCTGGCTGCTCCAGGTCCGCCCGGGGAGCGCGATCCGAACCTCGGCATTGCCGATCGAGCCGCTCACCAGTTCGGCTATGAATATACGCCTGAATGACGGCATTGGGGCCGCGCTTCGCCTTCCCGAAATCAACGGTGAAAGCTGGAGGCTTGCCACCCACCAGGGCCGCAAGACCTTCGCGCGGTTCGTGGGCCGGCGCGACAGGACCGGTCTCGCGGCATTGGCCAAGCATCTCGGGCATGTGACCCGCGCCATGACCGACCGCGCCTATGTCGGCACGGACTTCGAGCTGGTTGAACTGGTCGACGCCCAGGCGGCACGAGAAACCCGCGCCGCGCTCGAAGAGTTGCTGGTCGCGCCTCGCCTGGGCGGCAAGGCGGGGCGCGATCTTGCGGCGCGATCGCCGTTCCGCGGTCGCACGCACGATGGCGACCTCGATGCCTACATCACCCGCCTGTTGGCCGATACCGACATCAGGCTCGGCGTCTGCGACTGGGGCTACTGTCTCTACCGTCGGGAGACGTCTGCCTGCCTCGGGTCCGACAAAGAGCCCAATCCCGTTCTCCGCACGCAGGGCACATGCGTCACTTGCGCGAACTTCGCGGTGAGCGAACGTCACAAGCCGGTCTGGGAAGCCCGCCTGAAACGAAACCTGGCTCTCCTGGAAAGAACCGACCTTGACCCTGAAAGCCGAAATCTGGCGATCACGCGGGTCGAGGAGAGCCGCCGCGTGATCGACGATCTCGATTTGCAGCCCGCCGATGGCAACCTCGGCTGA
- a CDS encoding arsenate reductase ArsC, which yields MSTDRVFNVLFLCTGNSARSILAESAMNKLGQGRFHAFSAGSYPKGAVNPDALALLERLDYPTEGLRSKSWEEFSRPGAPVMDFVFTVCDDAAGEVCPVWPGHPMTAHWGIEDPSHVQGGDIERERAFVMALNYLENRIRLFISLPIDKLEATALTAKLREIGHTEGSTTRRGDAA from the coding sequence ATGTCCACCGATCGCGTGTTCAACGTCCTGTTCCTCTGCACCGGCAATTCGGCACGCTCGATCCTCGCCGAGAGCGCCATGAACAAGCTCGGCCAAGGTCGCTTCCATGCCTTCTCGGCCGGGAGCTATCCCAAGGGCGCGGTTAACCCCGACGCGCTCGCACTGCTGGAACGGCTCGACTATCCGACCGAGGGCCTGCGCTCGAAAAGCTGGGAGGAGTTTTCCCGGCCCGGTGCGCCGGTCATGGATTTCGTGTTCACCGTCTGCGACGACGCAGCCGGTGAAGTCTGCCCGGTATGGCCCGGCCATCCAATGACGGCCCATTGGGGCATCGAAGATCCAAGCCATGTCCAGGGCGGTGACATAGAGCGCGAACGCGCTTTCGTGATGGCGCTGAACTATCTGGAAAACCGTATCCGGCTGTTCATCTCGCTGCCGATCGACAAGCTCGAAGCCACGGCGCTGACCGCCAAGCTGCGCGAGATCGGCCATACCGAAGGCTCGACCACTCGCCGGGGAGATGCGGCGTGA
- the arsC gene encoding arsenate reductase (glutaredoxin) (This arsenate reductase requires both glutathione and glutaredoxin to convert arsenate to arsenite, after which the efflux transporter formed by ArsA and ArsB can extrude the arsenite from the cell, providing resistance.), with protein sequence MTDIIVYHNPECGTSRNVVGLIRNAGIEPHVIEYLKTPPSRPLLVQLIARAGITPRELLREKGTPYAELGLGDPSLSDEALIDAMMAHPILINRPLVVSPLGVKLCRPSEAVLDLLPAPQQGAFAKEDGQQVVDAAGARVI encoded by the coding sequence GTGACCGACATCATCGTCTATCACAACCCGGAGTGCGGCACGTCGCGCAACGTGGTGGGCCTGATCCGCAATGCCGGGATCGAGCCGCATGTCATCGAATATCTGAAGACCCCACCGTCGCGGCCATTGCTGGTCCAGCTCATCGCGCGCGCCGGGATCACGCCGCGCGAGCTGCTGCGCGAGAAGGGCACGCCCTATGCCGAACTAGGCCTGGGCGATCCCTCGCTGTCAGATGAAGCCCTGATCGACGCAATGATGGCACACCCGATCCTCATCAACCGGCCGCTGGTCGTCTCGCCGCTCGGCGTGAAACTGTGTCGCCCTTCGGAGGCGGTACTGGACCTGCTACCCGCACCGCAACAGGGCGCATTCGCCAAGGAGGACGGCCAACAGGTCGTCGATGCGGCCGGCGCGCGGGTGATCTGA